In Methanothrix sp., a genomic segment contains:
- a CDS encoding methyltransferase domain-containing protein — protein sequence MKLPGTATAEENIHIAMGKLAIKRGDLFLDVGCGSGAVSLAASRYTDHIYGLDRRPEAVKLSQDLVPGGEFLLGEAEEIIPRLPAVDSCFIGGTRGIDRFLPLLLERASPGCMIVADLARMGIASQVVDLMKRLGIYREILQINISRGYDLAGDIALRPINPIFMVIGKC from the coding sequence ATGAAGCTTCCGGGCACGGCAACAGCAGAGGAGAATATCCACATCGCCATGGGAAAGCTCGCCATAAAGCGCGGCGATCTCTTCTTAGATGTCGGATGCGGCTCAGGAGCCGTCTCCCTGGCTGCCTCCCGCTACACTGACCACATTTACGGCCTGGACCGCCGGCCCGAGGCAGTAAAGCTCAGCCAGGATCTGGTCCCCGGGGGAGAGTTCCTCCTGGGCGAGGCAGAGGAGATAATCCCCCGCCTGCCAGCAGTGGACAGCTGCTTCATCGGCGGCACCCGGGGGATAGACCGTTTCCTTCCCCTTCTGCTGGAGAGGGCCAGCCCCGGCTGCATGATCGTCGCTGATCTGGCCAGGATGGGCATAGCCAGCCAGGTGGTGGATTTGATGAAGAGGCTGGGCATATACAGGGAGATCCTGCAGATCAATATAAGCCGGGGCTATGACCTGGCAGGGGACATAGCCCTCAGGCCCATAAACCCCATATTCATGGTGATCGGCAAATGTTAA
- a CDS encoding ATP-grasp domain-containing protein: protein MNILVAEYASALGLGGTLELEGRAMLSVLVESLLSSGHEVSYPTRGPRIGAGKPVFLQGEGEFESLLESIDVNAALLIAPDGLQPRFLEKIENRDQVANLGSSPAAARLAADKLLCTRALEQAGVPVAQIVDRPDEVDKGCLQYVVKPRTGSGSEGVRITSSARAGRDEIITRYHEGLHLSASFIVGEEGFLPLTLNRQLIDLVDGRMEYQGSQVPYSTPRGDEIWKAARRAAEALGLRGYAGIDFVLGDLPRAVDVNARPTTSIIGIARVMREQIGELILRARFGGLPERVHIEGEHTFRKGDLA, encoded by the coding sequence ATGAACATTCTTGTTGCCGAGTATGCATCCGCCCTCGGCCTGGGCGGAACCCTTGAGCTGGAGGGCAGAGCCATGCTCTCCGTCCTGGTGGAGAGCCTCCTTTCCAGCGGCCATGAGGTGAGCTATCCCACCCGCGGCCCCAGGATAGGGGCGGGCAAGCCCGTATTCCTGCAGGGAGAGGGGGAATTCGAGTCTCTGCTGGAATCGATCGATGTAAATGCCGCCCTCCTGATCGCCCCTGATGGCCTGCAGCCCCGCTTTCTGGAGAAGATTGAGAATCGAGATCAAGTCGCTAATCTGGGTAGCAGCCCCGCTGCCGCCCGGCTGGCGGCGGACAAGCTGCTCTGCACCAGGGCCCTGGAGCAGGCCGGGGTTCCAGTGGCCCAGATCGTGGACCGGCCCGATGAAGTGGATAAGGGCTGCCTGCAGTATGTGGTCAAGCCGCGCACCGGCTCGGGATCGGAAGGGGTACGCATAACCTCTTCAGCTCGGGCGGGGCGGGATGAGATCATCACCCGCTATCACGAGGGGCTGCACCTCTCCGCCAGCTTCATCGTGGGCGAAGAGGGCTTTCTGCCCTTAACCCTTAACCGCCAGCTTATCGATCTTGTCGATGGGAGGATGGAATATCAGGGGAGCCAGGTGCCCTACAGCACCCCCCGAGGGGATGAGATCTGGAAGGCAGCCAGGAGGGCGGCAGAGGCCTTAGGTCTGCGCGGCTATGCAGGGATCGACTTCGTCCTCGGTGATCTTCCCCGGGCGGTGGATGTGAACGCCCGCCCCACCACCTCCATCATCGGCATCGCCCGGGTGATGAGAGAGCAGATCGGAGAGCTCATCCTCCGGGCCCGGTTTGGAGGGCTGCCGGAGAGGGTGCATATCGAGGGGGAGCATACCTTCCGGAAGGGAGATCTGGCCTGA